A genomic window from Colletotrichum destructivum chromosome 7, complete sequence includes:
- a CDS encoding Putative FAD dependent oxidoreductase, FAD/NAD(P)-binding domain superfamily, MTOX family → MPSDPTAAAAEPAPSSILIIGSGVFGLTTAYELAQRPRYASTAITVLDRSPVPGPSEDAASVDSSRIIRADYADPAYARLAAEAQTEWRKTENPSDLGAEGRYSQSGLCLVADPTPTASSAYSSSPSPSSETVNTNAQAKQKAKKTSLEYVRESYNNVVSLAGRDGDKIIKELPTPTAIKEFLGTPIAPGTWGYINPLAGWADAGAAMSYLAAKVQALQRVRFVSGTAIHLNYSPDRTTVTGATLDDGSVLSADLVIVAAGAWTGQLVDLSGQAIATGQAVGYIDITPSELEVLRKMPVTLNFSTGLFMIPPAGLQLKVARHAFGYLNPTPIPHPSPLSPSSARSTVSLPATHLTDPRLKFPKEGEAALRQAVRTIVPIPAIHDRPFVQTRLCWYTDTQSGDFLVCHHPEAKNLFVATGGSGHGFKFLPVLGREIVNVLEGHGDEVFTEKWRWREVASKANATNLYEHIMTEDGSRGGIPGLLLKQEQAKL, encoded by the coding sequence ATGCCCTCCGACCccacggcagcggcggcggagccagcgccgtcctcgatccTTATCATCGGCTCCGGCGTCTTCGGCCTTACAACTGCCTACGAGCTCGCCCAGCGCCCGCGCTACGCTTCCACTGCCATCACCGTCCTCGACCGCTCCCCCGTCCCCGGTCCCAGCGAggacgccgcctccgtcgaTTCTTCTCGTATCATCCGCGCGGACTACGCCGACCCAGCCTacgcccgcctcgccgccgaggcccagaCCGAGTGGCGCAAGACCGAGAACCCTTCcgatctcggcgccgagggccgcTACAGCCAGTCCGGCCTCTGCCTCGTTGCGGACCCGACCCcgaccgcctcctccgcctactcctcctccccctccccctcatcgGAGACGGTCAACACAAACGCCCAGGCCAAgcagaaggccaagaagaccTCGCTTGAGTATGTCCGCGAGAGCTACAACAACGTCGTCTCCCTGGCCGGCAGGGATGGCGACAAGATCATCAAGGAGCTGCCCACGCCCACCGCCATCAAAGAGTTCCTCGGCACGCCCATCGCGCCGGGTACGTGGGGCTACATCAACCCGCTCGCCGGCTgggccgacgccggcgccgccatgtcCTACCTTGCCGCTAAGGTCCAGGCTCTCCAACGCGTGCGCTTCGTCTCCGGCACCGCGATCCACCTGAACTACAGCCCGGACAGGACGACGGTCACGGGCGCAACGCTTGACGACGGCAGCGTGCTCTcggccgacctcgtcatcgttGCCGCGGGCGCCTGGACCGGCCAGCTCGTTGACCTCTCCGGACAGGCCATCGCCACAGGCCAGGCGGTGGGCTACATCGACATCACACCGTCGGAGCTTGAGGTCCTCCGTAAGATGCCCGTCACCCTCAACTTCAGCACAGGCCTCTTCATGATCCCTCCCGCGGGTCTCCAACTCAAGGTCGCGCGCCACGCCTTTGGCTACCTCAACCCGACACCCATCCCTCACCCTTCGCCCTTGTctccgtcctccgccaggTCCACCGTCTCCCTCCCCGCGACGCATCTCACGGATCCGAGGCTCAAGTTCCCTAAGGAAGGTGAGGCCGCACTGCGCCAGGCCGTCCGTACTATCGTGCCcatccccgccatccacgaCCGCCCCTTCGTCCAGACCCGCTTGTGCTGGTACACCGACACCCAGTCGGGCGATTTCCTCGTCTGCCACCACCCAGAGGCTAAGAATCTTTTCGTTGCAACGGGTGGCAGCGGCCACGGCTTCAAGTTCTTGCCCGTGCTGGGCCGCGAGATTGTCAACGTGCTCGAGGGGCATGGTGATGAGGTTTTCACTGAGAAgtggcggtggagggaggTTGCGAGCAAGGCGAACGCGACGAATTTGTACGAACACATCATGACTGAGGATGGGAGCAGAGGGGGCATTCCTGGACTACTGCTGAAGCAAGAGCAAGCCAAGTTGTAG
- a CDS encoding Putative TATA-box binding protein, which produces MEAIQTHPTSAAQAKAFTAPGSLSFPGGAHELPPAPVVNGEKVPVNGQAPVANGQQGANGTGVTPATPAATPAATQGGSGLTPTLQNIVATVNLDCRLDLKTIALHARNAEYNPKRFAAVIMRIREPKTTALIFASGKMVVTGAKSEDDSKLASRKYARIIQKLGFNAKFTDFKIQNIVGSCDIKFPIRLEGLASRHHNFSSYEPELFPGLIYRMIKPKIVLLIFVSGKIVLTGAKVREEIYQAFEMIYPVLQGQFPQSIKVLSQGQDHRPMSMYHHQYNTNIADLYD; this is translated from the exons ATGGAGGCAATTCAGACCCATCCTACCAGCGCTGcgcaggccaaggctttcACCGCACCTGGATCTCTCTCCTTCCCTGGTGGCGCCCATGAGCTTCCTCCTGCCCCTGTTGTTAACGGCGAGAAGGTGCCAGTCAATGGACAGGCGCCCGTCGCAAACGGCCAGCAAGGCGCAAACGGTACCGGGGTGACTCCCGCGACACCCGCTgcgacgcccgccgccacgcAAGGTGGCAGCGGCCTGACTCCTACGTTGCA GAATATCGTTGCCACGGTCAACCTCGATTGCCGCTTGGACCTCAAGACGATTGCCCTGCACGCGAGAAACGCAGAGTACAACCCCAAG CGTTTCGCTGCTGTCATCATGCGTATTCGCGAGCCCAAGACCACGGCTCTAATCTTCGCCTCTGGCAAGATGGTTGTCACTGGTGCCAAGTCCGAGGATGACTCGAAGCTTGCCTCGCGAAAGTACGCCCGCATCATTCAGAAACTGGGATTCAACGCCAAGTTCACGGATTTCAAGATCCAGAATATCGTCGGCTCCTGCGATATCAAATTCCCCATCCGCTTGGAGGGGTTGGCCTCGCGCCATCACAACTTCAGCTCCTACGAGCCCGAGCTGTTCCCTGGTCTTATCTACCGCATGATCAAGCCGAAGATTGTGcttctcatcttcgtcaGTGGCAAGATCGTCCTCACCGGTGCCAAGGTTCGCGAGGAGATTTACCAAGCCTTCGAGATGATCTACCCTGTGCTTCAGGGTCA ATTTCCGCAAAGTATAAAAGTACTGAGCCAAGGGCAAGATCATCGACCTATGTCGATGTACCACCACCAATACAACACCAACATCGCCGACTTGTACGACTAG